The Shinella zoogloeoides genome contains the following window.
CGGCGGCGGAAAAGATCGCCGGCTTCTCCCTGCCCTCCACCATGATGGCCAAGGAGGCGGTGAACCGCGCCTATGAGACGGTGCTGTCGGAAGGCATGCGCGCCGAGCGCCGGCTGTTCCATGCGCTCTTCGCCACGGAAGACCAGAAGGAGGGCATGGCGGCCTTCGTCGAGAAGCGCAAGCCGGCCTTCAAGCATCGGTGAGTCAGTTCCCCGGCGTTTGTTGCAGAATCCGCGTTGACGCCACCGTGGTTTCCAGCTATACGCCGCCCACAGTTTGGAAAGCCGAATTCCAAGGTTTTCCGATATTGCTCCCGAATTGCTTTGATGACAGGTCGCAGTGACCCGGCACGGCGAGGGTGGAGTTTGTGTCAGATTTCTGAAGAGAGGCATACATGGCCAATACAACCTCGGCTAAGAAGGCGACCCGCAAGATCGCCGCGCGCACCGCAGTCAACAAGTCGCGCCGCTCGCGCGTCCGCAACTTCATCCGCAAGGTCGAAGAGGCCATCGCCTCCGGCGACCAGGCTGTCGCAGCCGCCGCTCTGAAGGCCGCTCAGCCGGAACTGATGCGCGCTGCCACCAAGGGCGTGCTTCATTCCAACACGGCTTCCCGCAAGGTTTCGCGTCTGGCGAACCGCGTTAAGACGATGTCGGCCTGATTAAGCCTTTTCAGGTACTGTAATATTAGAAAAGCCCGGTGCATCGCGCCGGGCTTTTTTGTCGTTTCCGGCCCCTGCATGGTTAATCCGCAAGCTCCGATCGTGTCAAAAGAGTGACGAGGAAAATCGTTTAAATTCAGTTAGTTGCGGGAGGTTATCCCGTACCTGTGACCCTTTCGTTGCGGGAGTTTGACAGCAATTTGAGTCAAGCGAATTTTTATTTTTTTCGTTTTCGAAGCCTTCCGAAAACAGCCCGAAAACAAAGCCATTGATTCCTAACGGATTCTCCTTGGAGGGGGCGATTCCGAGTCAAAAACGGCCTCGCGAGTCAACGCCCGCCCCTTAATTTTGCGTAAAATTCGTGATTGATCTTGGGGGCTGATCCTGCCTAAATGCTTTCCACAGGGGGCGCGGACACAGCCTGAAAATGATCGCCGGCAA
Protein-coding sequences here:
- the rpsT gene encoding 30S ribosomal protein S20 encodes the protein MANTTSAKKATRKIAARTAVNKSRRSRVRNFIRKVEEAIASGDQAVAAAALKAAQPELMRAATKGVLHSNTASRKVSRLANRVKTMSA